One Cryptomeria japonica chromosome 9, Sugi_1.0, whole genome shotgun sequence genomic window carries:
- the LOC131067734 gene encoding protein DMP2, whose product MGSEGNILQVTEMRSPLSITTTDSARAEEASKRVSFTQKAGKKSLSTIAKLVKLLPTTTVLLFHILSPLVTNGGHGCSKVNRILTGALLSCCSFSCYFSSFTDSFRADNGKLYYGIATKKGLWLFCRWEQKHFDPYLSDYRLRFRDFVHAVLSVVVFATIALVNTNIVRCFYPSLTENQKGLLMGLPGAVGVATSVVFIIFPSKRHGVGYPRSK is encoded by the coding sequence ATGGGCAGTGAAGGAAACATTCTTCAGGTGACAGAGATGAGAAGCCCATTGAGCATCACCACGACAGACTCAGCTAGAGCTGAAGAAGCATCTAAAAGGGTAAGTTTCACACAAAAAGCTGGAAAGAAAAGCCTTTCCACCATAGCCAAACTTGTCAAGTTGCTTCCCACTACAACTGTGCTTTTGTTCCATATTCTTTCTCCCCTTGTAACGAATGGGGGTCATGGTTGCAGCAAGGTCAATAGAATTTTAACAGGGGCTCTGTTATCCTGTTGTTCTTTTAGCTGCTACTTTAGTTCTTTCACAGATAGTTTTAGGGCAGATAACGGGAAATTATACTATGGGATTGCTACCAAGAAAGGCCTATGGTTATTCTGTAGATGGGAACAGAAACACTTTGATCCTTATTTATCTGATTATAGACTTAGGTTCAGAGACTTTGTGCATGCAGTGCTTTCTGTTGTGGTGTTTGCTACTATTGCTCTTGTAAATACAAATATTGTACGGTGCTTTTATCCATCGTTAACAGAGAATCAGAAGGGGCTATTGATGGGTCTTCCTGGGGCTGTTGGGGTTGCAACCAGTGTGGTGTTCATAATATTTCCCTCAAAGCGCCATGGAGTTGGGTACCCTCGCTCCAAATAA